From Candidatus Neomarinimicrobiota bacterium, the proteins below share one genomic window:
- the mnmE gene encoding tRNA uridine-5-carboxymethylaminomethyl(34) synthesis GTPase MnmE translates to MAGYEGTIAALSTPEGVGGIAVVRVSGPDALHIIKPCVSRIPPKALQATFTPFFNPEDGHFIDDVIVTFFKSPRSYTGEDLLEISCHGGRIIPALILEVLYARGARPALPGEFTRRAFINGKMDLTQAEAVADMIHAETEKSLKSARVLLQGRLARELEEIRHLLLDAASLLEIGLDFSDQDIETIDPEDIRDRIERGLTHISDLMASYQTGRILHDGARIPIVGKPNAGKSSLLNAILKEERVITSDIPGTTRDYIEERINHSGYLLRLYDTAGLRDTRDFIELAGLEKTKKLMKDADLMLMITEFPNEVPALSAFLEGQEIPGLIVLNKIDRLPEEDVRTALSYTKPDRPVFAVSATKDIHISALMDRILDLLQNHYVLNTESVMISHLRHQNHLNAAKKALLSARQALDEGMSPEFIALDIREAMGALDDITGKTTSPEVLNHIFNRFCIGK, encoded by the coding sequence ATGGCAGGATATGAAGGGACAATTGCTGCACTTTCCACACCGGAAGGTGTCGGTGGCATTGCCGTTGTCCGTGTTTCCGGACCGGATGCTTTGCATATCATAAAACCTTGTGTATCACGGATACCCCCGAAAGCTTTGCAGGCAACCTTCACACCATTTTTCAATCCGGAAGACGGACATTTTATAGATGACGTCATTGTTACCTTTTTCAAGTCCCCCCGCTCATATACCGGTGAAGATCTTCTGGAAATTTCCTGTCATGGCGGGCGGATTATTCCTGCTCTTATACTGGAGGTTCTTTATGCCCGCGGTGCCCGGCCGGCCCTGCCGGGAGAATTCACACGACGTGCTTTCATTAACGGGAAAATGGATCTTACACAGGCAGAGGCCGTGGCCGATATGATTCACGCAGAAACAGAAAAGAGTTTAAAATCGGCACGTGTTCTTCTCCAGGGCCGTTTGGCCCGTGAGCTGGAGGAAATCCGTCATCTGCTTTTGGATGCCGCCTCTTTACTGGAAATCGGACTGGATTTCAGCGACCAGGATATTGAAACCATCGACCCGGAAGACATTCGGGACCGGATTGAACGGGGATTAACACACATCAGCGATTTGATGGCCAGTTATCAGACAGGCCGTATTTTACATGACGGGGCCCGGATTCCCATTGTGGGAAAACCAAATGCTGGCAAATCAAGTCTTTTAAACGCCATTCTCAAAGAAGAACGAGTGATAACCTCAGATATCCCCGGAACAACCCGGGATTATATTGAGGAACGGATAAACCATTCGGGGTATCTCCTGCGTCTTTATGATACCGCCGGTTTACGGGATACCCGGGATTTCATCGAGTTGGCCGGATTGGAAAAAACCAAGAAGCTGATGAAAGATGCCGACCTGATGCTGATGATCACTGAATTCCCGAACGAAGTACCGGCCCTTTCCGCTTTCCTTGAAGGCCAGGAGATTCCCGGACTTATCGTCCTGAATAAAATCGACCGGCTGCCTGAAGAGGATGTCCGTACCGCCCTGTCTTATACAAAGCCTGACCGGCCGGTTTTTGCCGTCAGTGCCACAAAAGACATCCATATCTCGGCGCTTATGGACCGGATTCTGGATCTGTTACAAAACCACTACGTCCTGAACACCGAATCCGTGATGATATCCCATCTTCGTCATCAGAATCATCTCAACGCGGCGAAGAAAGCACTTTTAAGCGCCCGACAAGCGCTGGATGAGGGCATGTCCCCCGAATTTATCGCCCTGGATATCCGGGAGGCCATGGGAGCCCTGGATGACATAACCGGTAAGACAACCTCGCCGGAGGTGTTGAATCACATTTTCAATCGTTTTTGCATTGGAAAATAG
- the yidC gene encoding membrane protein insertase YidC, with product MFDRNTVIAFILIALIMIFMPFYQKQFVGEREPVSEGYQREKVQGPAEVTETEFPPTQSISKPEDVPVHHVPDEMSAEEKELVISTDTYFLTLSNRGGGTVTQFRFKEYKTFRGNRVHLLKPGAAGNLGMEFPISDTETLSFNEIPFQSKVFEQHSNLDTLYINSPRTLSFTLKTEENQEITRTFTFSPEGYAFDLDLVLKNYAGLAPNMIYTLNWYDGFAITEKSVDDDLNYSYVYSKVGEELTHLQLKEKEQNIRTDGDARWVALRSKYFLASVVAESRPGIRTEIYGARSKTERFFNARLFMRLPARDIHEDQYKVVIAPLDESYLTSLGYGHEHVMNWGWKLIKPISVGILKLLRFMRGFIPNYGVVLLIFSFLVKIILYPLTHKSYESMKRMQELQPLLAELKEKHANNPQALNQETMKMYKEYGVNPLGGCLPMLFQMPLLYALFIVFRTTIELRGASFVWWIKDLSTPDVIFNLPFSIPLYGDGVAVLPIIMALTMILQQKMTGASQANQQQKIMMWFMPVFFLLIFNNFPSGLNLYYTVFNLLTILQQKLFINPSVHAKLAEQREKMDARQKKAKKK from the coding sequence GTGTTTGATAGAAATACGGTTATCGCATTTATTCTCATTGCTTTAATTATGATTTTCATGCCCTTTTATCAAAAACAATTTGTTGGAGAACGAGAACCGGTCTCCGAGGGTTATCAGCGGGAAAAGGTTCAGGGTCCGGCAGAAGTTACCGAAACTGAATTTCCACCAACCCAAAGCATTTCAAAACCTGAGGATGTTCCGGTTCATCATGTTCCCGATGAAATGAGCGCCGAGGAAAAAGAGCTGGTTATATCCACAGATACCTATTTTTTAACCCTTTCAAACCGGGGAGGCGGAACTGTCACCCAGTTTCGTTTTAAAGAATACAAGACCTTCCGGGGCAATCGGGTTCACCTGTTAAAACCCGGCGCCGCCGGAAATCTGGGAATGGAATTTCCCATCTCAGATACTGAAACCCTGTCGTTTAATGAGATTCCCTTTCAATCAAAGGTCTTTGAACAGCATTCGAACCTGGACACCCTTTATATCAACAGCCCGCGGACCCTTTCTTTTACCCTGAAAACGGAAGAAAATCAGGAAATTACCCGCACGTTTACATTTTCTCCTGAAGGATATGCTTTTGACCTTGATCTTGTATTAAAGAATTATGCCGGTCTTGCCCCCAATATGATATATACCCTAAACTGGTATGATGGTTTTGCCATTACCGAGAAAAGTGTGGATGATGATTTAAACTATTCATACGTCTACAGCAAAGTGGGAGAAGAGCTCACCCATCTTCAGTTAAAGGAAAAGGAACAAAACATCAGAACAGACGGGGATGCCCGGTGGGTTGCCCTGAGATCCAAATACTTTCTGGCATCTGTTGTGGCAGAGTCCCGGCCCGGCATCCGGACAGAAATCTATGGAGCCCGGAGCAAGACAGAGCGCTTTTTCAATGCCCGCCTATTTATGCGTCTGCCCGCCAGGGATATACACGAAGACCAATATAAGGTGGTGATCGCCCCTCTCGATGAAAGCTACCTGACTTCGCTGGGTTATGGCCATGAACATGTGATGAACTGGGGCTGGAAACTCATCAAGCCGATCTCAGTGGGAATTCTGAAACTCCTTCGGTTCATGCGGGGCTTTATTCCAAATTATGGAGTCGTCCTTTTGATCTTTTCTTTCCTGGTGAAAATCATTCTCTATCCGTTGACGCACAAAAGTTACGAATCCATGAAGCGGATGCAGGAACTTCAGCCCCTGCTGGCAGAATTGAAGGAAAAGCACGCCAACAATCCCCAGGCCCTGAACCAGGAAACCATGAAGATGTACAAGGAATATGGTGTGAATCCTCTGGGCGGGTGTCTGCCCATGCTTTTTCAGATGCCCTTACTTTACGCCCTGTTTATTGTTTTTCGCACAACCATTGAGCTTCGGGGCGCCTCTTTTGTCTGGTGGATCAAAGATTTAAGTACTCCTGATGTGATCTTCAATCTGCCCTTTTCCATTCCTCTCTATGGGGATGGGGTAGCGGTTTTGCCCATTATTATGGCCCTGACCATGATACTTCAGCAAAAAATGACCGGAGCCAGCCAGGCCAACCAGCAGCAAAAAATCATGATGTGGTTTATGCCTGTCTTCTTTTTATTGATCTTTAACAATTTTCCTTCCGGTCTGAACTTGTATTATACTGTTTTTAACTTACTGACCATTCTCCAGCAGAAGCTTTTTATCAATCCATCCGTCCACGCAAAACTGGCGGAACAGCGGGAGAAAATGGACGCCAGGCAGAAAAAGGCAAAAAAGAAGTAG